The genomic window GGTGCATCACATATTAAAGGACATGCATGCCaccaagaagaagaaaacacgAGTCATCCTGCGCATGCTGCCCATCTCTGGCACTTGCAAGGCTTTTATGGAGGATATGAAAAAATACACAGAAACGTTTTTTGAGCCTTGGTTTAAGGCCCCTAATAAGGGTACTTTCCAGATTGTTTACAAAGCTCGTAATAACAGTCATATGAGTAGGGAAGAAGTGATCAAGGAACTGGCAGGTACGTATGGCTTTCACGCCAAACAGACGAGTATAGAAGCAGCCCACAACTGGATGCAGAACGTAGGTCAGGTTATTAAAAGTGGATTTAATAGGCATGCAGAGTAGTTGCTTGAAATCTGTTGAATCAAAAAAGCTGCTCTTAAGACTTAAAAAAGGTGGTGTTGGCAGTGGTGCTGACAAGGAGAAGAGCGTACAGTGTTGAATATGGAGTGCCAGTTACATGTGCTGTGAAGTGATTGCTGTCAGACTCTCTCTCTGGATGCTGTAGTGAAAAAAATGTGTTACTATTTCCACTGAATGTATGACTCAGAAAACAGCTCCACCATCCTGGAGTATTTGGTTTCTTGGTAATTGCAGTGGAAGGGTTTTCCAGTTACTTCAGTCTGGTGGTAAATTGTGGTGGTGTATTCCAAGAGTCCTGCTCTCTTCCACTATTTTAAGCAGCTACAAAACCAAGTAATTGGTTACAGCTAAGGATGATGTTGCCTTCTCTCTCTTAACTTTAAGCCTTTCAACAGGGCATGCTTAAGTTCTGAAACAGTCTTTCTAGCACTTTCTAAACTACATCTTTGTTTTACAGGAATTGTGGGCAGCCTCAACCCAGAAAACAAAGTTGATCTTAATAACCCACAGTATACAATTGTGGTGGAAATAATAAAGAATGTCTGTTGCTTAAGTGTGGTGAAAGACTATGTCCTGTTCAGAAAGTACAACctgcaggaggtggtgaagaGCAACAAAGAAGACACACAGCAAAACCCATCAACTGTGACAGGAGAACAGAACTCAAAGGTAGAAAAAACAGaaactggggaggaggaggaaaaagaagcaaaagaagaGAGCAAGAATCAAGGTGAATTAGGAGCTGAGCCCAAGGGGAATGATGCACTGACTGCCTAGAAAATGTGGTAGAAGGGAAAGGTAAACATGGTCACAACCTATTAAAACCAGTT from Dryobates pubescens isolate bDryPub1 chromosome 4, bDryPub1.pri, whole genome shotgun sequence includes these protein-coding regions:
- the THUMPD1 gene encoding THUMP domain-containing protein 1; translated protein: MAAAEPAARKRRPKGHFAAGRAKRPRGSGRQLEAGMRGILITCNMNERKCVGEAYSLLGEYGDLLYGPEQFSDQEERLSGSEREEDEDDVEAALKKEVGQIRASTEQKLRRFQSVESGANNVVFIRTRGIEPEDLVHHILKDMHATKKKKTRVILRMLPISGTCKAFMEDMKKYTETFFEPWFKAPNKGTFQIVYKARNNSHMSREEVIKELAGIVGSLNPENKVDLNNPQYTIVVEIIKNVCCLSVVKDYVLFRKYNLQEVVKSNKEDTQQNPSTVTGEQNSKVEKTETGEEEEKEAKEESKNQGELGAEPKGNDALTA